Proteins encoded in a region of the Populus alba chromosome 13, ASM523922v2, whole genome shotgun sequence genome:
- the LOC118050395 gene encoding E3 ubiquitin-protein ligase RMA1H1: MALDQYMEETVAQNDYNTEDKPSLPNWKSVSETVKDSDDSPSSGFDCNICLDSVHDPVVTLCGHLYCWPCIYKWLHFQSISDENQDQDPQQQCPVCKAEVSQSTIVPLFGRGQTTKPCKGKAPNLGIIIPRRPPGRACGFDSPRSPIATSSPRVTPQIHHRHNYPHQSQRYYSQPGSNSTSPMRSSGGSALNMPGPEVGMFGEIMYSRVFGNSISNIHSCPNSYHLAGSASPRVRRHVMQADRSLSRICFFLFCCVFLCFLSF; this comes from the coding sequence ATGGCCTTAGACCAATACATGGAAGAAACTGTGGCTCAAAATGACTATAATACAGAAGATAAGCCATCACTGCCAAACTGGAAATCTGTTTCTGAGACAGTCAAAGATTCTGATGATAGCCCCTCCAGTGGTTTTGATTGCAATATTTGCCTAGACTCCGTGCATGATCCGGTGGTCACTCTTTGTGGTCACCTCTACTGCTGGCCCTGCATTTACAAATGGCTTCATTTCCAGAGCATCTCGGATGAAAACCAAGATCAGGACCCACAACAGCAATGTCCTGTATGCAAAGCAGAAGTTTCCCAATCTACAATAGTTCCACTCTTTGGCCGGGGCCAAACCACAAAACCCTGCAAGGGCAAAGCCCCCAATCTCGGTATAATCATTCCACGAAGACCTCCTGGTCGTGCATGTGGTTTCGACTCACCAAGATCACCTATTGCCACCAGCAGTCCTCGAGTAACACCGCAAATTCATCATCGGCATAATTACCCGCATCAATCACAACGCTACTATTCTCAGCCAGGTAGTAACTCTACTTCCCCGATGCGTAGCTCAGGGGGCTCTGCATTGAACATGCCTGGGCCAGAGGTCGGGATGTTCGGCGAAATAATGTACTCAAGGGTTTTCGGTAACTCGATAAGCAACATCCACAGTTGCCCAAATTCGTACCATCTTGCTGGAAGCGCCAGCCCAAGAGTGAGAAGGCATGTAATGCAAGCTGATAGGTCGCTCAGCAGAATCTGCTTCTTCCTCTTCTGCTGtgtatttttgtgttttctctcTTTCTGA